A genomic region of Bosea sp. 124 contains the following coding sequences:
- the fdhF gene encoding formate dehydrogenase subunit alpha: MSHGIVFELNGERVEAGPGETIWQVAQRLGIAIPHLCHSPEPDYRADGNCRACMVEIEGERVLAASCLRKPAIGMKVQTGTGRAEKARRLVMELLVADQPPRATSHDPTSKFWNWAERTGVMQSRFPAAGRSPPDTSHPAMSVNLGACIQCGLCVRACREVQVNDVIGMAWRGTGSKIVFDFDDPMGQSSCVACGECIQACPTGALMPRAFLDENQTRTVWPDRKVASLCPYCGVGCQVTYNVKDETIVYAEGRDGPANHNRLCVKGRFGFDYIHHPHRLTRPLLRLPDRPKDARDQVDPANPWTHFREASWEEALDFAAQGLSRIRDGKGRKALAGFGSAKGSNEEAYLFQKLVRTGFGSNNVDHCTRLCHASSVAALMEGVNSGAVTAPFAAALDAEVIIVIGANPTVNHPVAATFIKNAVKKGARLVVMDPRRQALSRHAWKHLAFKPGSDVAMLNAMLHTIINEGLTDEQYIAGYTEGYERLKESIQAFPPEAMAPVCGIPAETLKEVARAYARSRASIIFWGMGISQHIHGTDNARCLIALAMVTGQIGRPGTGLHPLRGQNNVQGASDAGLIPMVYPDYQPVEKAETRRIFEELWGQALHPKKGLTVVEIMNAIHAGEITGMYIEGENPAMSDPDLTHARGALARLEHLVVQDLFLTETAFHADVVLPASAFAEKVGTFTNTDRRVQMARQVVRPRGGARQDWWIIQEIARRMGCDWRYDGPADIFAEMASVMPSLRNITWERLEREGAVTYPVDGPDQPGNEIIFTQGYPTASGRARIVPAQIVPPDELPDDAYPMVLSTGRVLEHWHTGSMTRRTGILDELEPEAVALMSPRDLGRLGLVPGGLVRLETRRGAVAVKVRSDRDVPPNMVFMPFCYAEAAANLLTNPALDPIGKIPEFKFCAVRARPAGEGGPSCTA; encoded by the coding sequence ATGAGCCACGGCATCGTTTTCGAGCTGAATGGCGAGCGCGTCGAAGCGGGGCCCGGCGAGACGATCTGGCAGGTCGCGCAGAGGCTCGGCATCGCGATTCCGCATCTCTGCCATTCGCCCGAGCCGGATTACCGCGCCGACGGCAATTGCCGTGCCTGCATGGTCGAGATCGAGGGCGAGCGCGTGCTCGCCGCCTCCTGCCTGCGCAAGCCCGCCATCGGCATGAAGGTGCAGACCGGCACCGGGCGGGCGGAAAAGGCCCGCAGGCTGGTGATGGAGCTGCTCGTCGCCGACCAGCCGCCGCGCGCGACGTCGCACGACCCGACCTCGAAATTCTGGAACTGGGCCGAGAGGACCGGCGTAATGCAGAGCCGCTTCCCTGCGGCCGGGCGTTCGCCGCCGGATACCAGCCACCCGGCGATGAGCGTCAATCTCGGCGCCTGCATCCAGTGCGGCCTGTGTGTCCGCGCCTGCCGCGAGGTCCAGGTCAACGACGTGATCGGGATGGCATGGCGCGGCACCGGTTCGAAGATCGTCTTCGATTTCGACGATCCGATGGGCCAGTCGAGCTGTGTCGCCTGCGGCGAATGCATCCAGGCCTGCCCGACCGGGGCGCTGATGCCGCGGGCCTTCCTCGACGAGAACCAGACCCGCACCGTCTGGCCGGACCGGAAGGTCGCCTCGCTCTGCCCCTATTGCGGCGTCGGCTGCCAGGTCACCTACAACGTCAAGGACGAGACGATCGTCTACGCCGAAGGCCGCGACGGCCCGGCCAATCATAACCGGCTCTGCGTCAAGGGCCGCTTCGGCTTCGACTATATCCACCATCCGCACCGGCTGACGCGGCCGCTGCTGCGCCTGCCGGACAGGCCCAAGGATGCGCGCGACCAGGTCGACCCCGCCAATCCCTGGACCCATTTCCGCGAAGCGTCCTGGGAAGAGGCCCTCGACTTCGCGGCGCAGGGGCTGAGCCGCATCCGCGACGGCAAGGGTCGCAAGGCGCTCGCCGGCTTCGGCTCGGCCAAGGGCTCGAACGAGGAGGCCTATCTCTTCCAGAAGCTGGTGCGCACCGGCTTCGGCTCGAACAATGTCGATCATTGCACGAGGCTCTGCCACGCATCCTCGGTGGCGGCGCTGATGGAAGGCGTCAATTCCGGCGCCGTCACGGCACCGTTCGCGGCCGCGCTCGACGCCGAGGTCATCATCGTCATCGGTGCCAATCCGACCGTGAACCATCCGGTCGCGGCGACCTTCATCAAGAACGCCGTGAAGAAAGGCGCCAGGCTCGTCGTCATGGACCCGCGGCGGCAGGCGCTGTCGCGCCATGCCTGGAAACACCTTGCCTTCAAGCCGGGCAGCGACGTCGCCATGCTGAATGCGATGCTGCACACCATCATCAACGAAGGGCTGACCGACGAGCAGTACATAGCCGGCTATACCGAGGGCTATGAGCGGCTGAAGGAGAGCATCCAGGCCTTCCCGCCGGAGGCGATGGCGCCGGTCTGCGGCATTCCGGCGGAGACGCTGAAGGAGGTCGCGCGTGCCTATGCCCGTTCGCGCGCCTCGATCATCTTCTGGGGCATGGGCATCAGCCAGCACATCCATGGCACCGACAATGCCCGCTGCCTGATTGCGCTGGCCATGGTCACCGGCCAGATCGGCCGGCCTGGCACGGGGCTGCACCCGCTGCGCGGCCAGAACAACGTTCAGGGGGCCTCCGACGCCGGCCTGATCCCGATGGTCTATCCGGATTATCAGCCGGTCGAGAAGGCTGAGACCCGCAGGATCTTCGAGGAGCTCTGGGGCCAGGCTCTCCATCCGAAGAAGGGCCTCACCGTCGTCGAGATCATGAACGCGATCCATGCCGGCGAGATCACGGGCATGTATATCGAGGGCGAGAACCCGGCGATGTCGGACCCCGACCTCACCCATGCGCGCGGCGCGTTGGCCAGGCTGGAGCATCTCGTCGTGCAGGACCTGTTCCTCACCGAGACCGCGTTCCACGCCGATGTCGTGCTGCCGGCCTCGGCGTTCGCCGAGAAGGTCGGCACCTTCACCAACACCGACCGGCGCGTGCAGATGGCGCGCCAGGTGGTGCGGCCGCGGGGCGGGGCGCGGCAGGATTGGTGGATCATCCAGGAGATCGCGCGGCGAATGGGCTGCGACTGGCGCTATGACGGCCCGGCCGACATCTTCGCCGAGATGGCCTCGGTGATGCCCTCGCTCCGCAACATCACCTGGGAGCGGCTGGAACGCGAAGGCGCGGTCACCTACCCCGTCGACGGACCCGACCAGCCCGGCAACGAGATCATCTTCACGCAGGGCTATCCGACCGCGAGCGGCCGCGCCCGGATCGTGCCGGCGCAGATCGTGCCGCCCGACGAACTGCCCGACGATGCCTATCCGATGGTGCTGTCGACCGGCCGGGTGCTGGAGCATTGGCACACCGGCTCGATGACGCGGCGCACCGGCATCCTCGACGAGCTCGAACCGGAAGCGGTCGCACTGATGTCGCCGCGCGATCTCGGGCGGCTCGGCCTCGTGCCCGGCGGTCTCGTTCGGCTCGAGACGCGTCGCGGTGCCGTCGCGGTGAAGGTGCGTTCCGACCGTGACGTCCCGCCGAACATGGTCTTCATGCCGTTCTGCTACGCCGAGGCTGCGGCGAACCTGTTGACCAACCCGGCGCTGGATCCGATCGGCAAGATTCCGGAATTCAAGT
- a CDS encoding NAD(P)H-dependent oxidoreductase subunit E, with amino-acid sequence MSAQDQQSHDVQRFGHPGLGRKRARSTPKGRQVEPRALQEVEDLLGLQSRRRDLLVEHLHLIQDRYRQISAAHLAALAELMELSFAEVFETATFYAHFDIVKEGEPAIPSLTVRVCDSLTCEMHGSQALHDGLDRLTGPGVRVVRAPCLGLCDHAPVAEVGHHFIHEATPETVLDAIAAGDTHAHIPDHVDYDAYCAAGGYELLGSLRSGARAVESILSLLDEAGLRGLGGAGFPTGRKWRAVRGEPGPRLMAVNADEGEPGTFKDRHYLTTDPHRFIEGMLIGAHVVEADVVYVYLRDEYPAARAILAREIARLPPGGPAIHLRRGAGAYICGEESALLESLEGRRGLPRHKPPYPFQVGLFGRPTLINNVETLYWIRDIVENGPGWWSAQGRNGRSGLRSYSVSGRVREPGVKLAPAGITIRELIGEFCGGMQDGHCFLAYLPGGASGGILPAAMDDVPLDFGTLEKHGCFIGSAAVVVLSDHDDIRAAALNLMRFFEDESCGQCTPCRVGTQKAVMLMRRPVWDQDLLGELSQAMRDASICGLGQAASNPLACVMRYFPEAFMTGAAQP; translated from the coding sequence ATGAGCGCACAGGATCAGCAGAGTCATGACGTCCAGCGGTTCGGGCATCCCGGGCTGGGGCGCAAGCGCGCCCGATCGACGCCCAAGGGCCGGCAGGTTGAGCCGCGCGCCCTGCAGGAGGTCGAGGACCTGCTTGGCTTGCAGTCGCGCCGGCGCGACCTGCTGGTCGAACATCTGCACCTGATTCAGGACCGCTATCGCCAGATCTCGGCCGCCCATCTGGCGGCGCTCGCCGAGCTGATGGAGCTGTCCTTCGCCGAGGTCTTCGAGACGGCGACCTTCTACGCCCATTTCGACATCGTGAAGGAAGGCGAGCCGGCGATCCCGTCGCTGACCGTGCGCGTCTGCGACAGCCTGACCTGCGAGATGCATGGCTCTCAGGCGCTGCATGACGGGCTCGACAGGTTGACCGGTCCGGGGGTGCGCGTGGTCAGGGCGCCCTGTCTCGGCCTGTGCGATCACGCGCCGGTGGCGGAGGTTGGCCACCATTTCATCCATGAGGCGACGCCGGAGACGGTGCTGGATGCGATCGCGGCCGGCGACACGCATGCTCACATCCCGGACCATGTCGATTATGACGCCTATTGCGCGGCCGGGGGCTATGAGCTGCTCGGCAGCCTGCGATCGGGTGCGCGCGCCGTCGAATCGATCCTGTCGCTGCTCGACGAGGCCGGGCTGCGCGGTCTCGGCGGCGCGGGCTTCCCGACCGGACGGAAATGGCGGGCGGTGCGCGGCGAACCCGGCCCCCGGCTGATGGCGGTGAATGCCGACGAGGGCGAGCCGGGCACCTTCAAGGACCGGCACTACCTGACGACCGACCCGCACCGCTTCATCGAGGGCATGCTGATCGGCGCCCATGTGGTCGAGGCCGACGTGGTCTATGTCTATCTTCGCGACGAATATCCCGCCGCCCGCGCGATCCTGGCCCGCGAGATCGCCAGGCTGCCGCCGGGCGGTCCGGCAATCCATCTCAGGCGCGGCGCCGGGGCTTATATCTGCGGCGAGGAATCCGCGCTGCTCGAAAGCCTCGAGGGCAGGCGGGGGCTGCCCCGGCACAAGCCGCCTTATCCCTTCCAGGTCGGGCTCTTCGGCCGGCCGACCCTGATCAACAATGTCGAGACGCTCTACTGGATCCGCGACATCGTCGAGAACGGCCCTGGCTGGTGGAGCGCGCAGGGGCGCAACGGCCGCAGCGGCCTGCGCAGCTATTCGGTCTCCGGCCGCGTCCGGGAGCCCGGCGTCAAGCTTGCCCCGGCCGGCATCACCATCCGCGAGCTGATCGGGGAATTCTGCGGCGGCATGCAGGACGGGCACTGCTTCCTCGCCTATCTGCCGGGCGGGGCCTCCGGCGGCATCCTGCCGGCCGCGATGGACGACGTCCCGCTCGATTTCGGCACGCTCGAAAAACATGGCTGCTTCATCGGCTCGGCTGCGGTCGTGGTGCTCTCCGACCATGACGACATCCGCGCCGCCGCGCTGAACCTGATGCGCTTCTTCGAGGATGAGAGCTGCGGCCAGTGCACGCCCTGCCGCGTCGGCACGCAGAAGGCGGTCATGCTGATGCGGCGTCCGGTCTGGGACCAGGACCTGCTCGGCGAATTGTCGCAGGCGATGCGCGACGCCTCGATCTGCGGCCTCGGGCAGGCGGCATCGAACCCTTTGGCCTGCGTGATGCGTTACTTCCCTGAGGCGTTCATGACGGGGGCTGCGCAGCCATGA
- a CDS encoding host attachment protein, translating into MQLPHGAVIALVDGKCFELFRNSGNEAGPVLAPMPSPDLDEHDRAGGAGRDSSSANPTGHQIDEDAHAAAAVRWLNQQVLGHKIERLVIVASPRTLGEMRRHYHKQLQAGLVAELSKDLIGKSGPDILVALRSK; encoded by the coding sequence ATGCAACTGCCACATGGCGCCGTCATCGCCCTGGTCGACGGAAAGTGCTTCGAGCTGTTCCGCAACAGCGGCAATGAAGCCGGCCCCGTCCTCGCGCCGATGCCGTCGCCCGATCTGGACGAGCACGACAGGGCTGGCGGTGCAGGCCGCGATTCGAGCTCGGCCAACCCGACCGGCCACCAGATCGACGAGGATGCCCATGCGGCTGCCGCCGTCAGATGGTTGAACCAGCAGGTTCTCGGCCACAAGATCGAGCGGCTGGTGATCGTCGCCTCGCCCCGGACCCTGGGAGAAATGCGGCGGCACTACCACAAGCAGTTGCAGGCCGGCCTCGTCGCCGAATTGTCGAAGGATCTGATCGGCAAGAGCGGCCCGGACATCCTCGTCGCTCTCAGGAGCAAGTGA
- a CDS encoding cytochrome c, with amino-acid sequence MTTLAGRPPPAPQFVAPGRARMMTRIATIRSLVIALAAICASQAAIQPGQAMPADAQRPENAASARIGKRVAQQHCGGCHAVAATGASPNPKAPRFPLIAERYPAGNPAPVLIDGTVVRHPGMPEFNLLENETDGLVAYIRRVSRRWKPTP; translated from the coding sequence ATGACCACTCTGGCCGGCAGGCCTCCTCCGGCGCCGCAGTTCGTCGCGCCTGGCCGGGCGCGGATGATGACGCGGATCGCGACCATACGGTCTCTCGTGATCGCGCTCGCCGCGATCTGCGCCAGCCAGGCGGCAATACAGCCGGGCCAGGCCATGCCCGCCGATGCGCAGCGGCCGGAGAACGCCGCGAGCGCCAGGATCGGCAAGCGCGTGGCGCAGCAGCACTGCGGCGGCTGCCACGCGGTTGCGGCGACCGGCGCCAGCCCCAATCCGAAGGCCCCGCGCTTTCCGCTGATCGCCGAGCGCTACCCGGCCGGCAACCCTGCGCCCGTCCTGATCGACGGCACCGTCGTTCGCCATCCCGGCATGCCCGAATTCAACCTGCTCGAGAACGAAACCGACGGGCTCGTGGCCTATATCAGGCGCGTGTCGCGCCGGTGGAAACCCACGCCCTGA
- a CDS encoding cytochrome c: MTAIRIWRQKRAIRFRDGLRLLALGAALLGAEATLAQSVGDARAGREVATSLCIQCHQIDGSGRDPGRVPPGFGAIADMASQTELSLRVFLQTPHGNMPRYQLTRDETDDVIAYIMSLRAR, encoded by the coding sequence ATGACGGCGATCAGGATTTGGCGGCAGAAGCGCGCGATCAGATTTCGCGACGGGTTGAGGCTGCTGGCGCTCGGCGCGGCCCTGCTCGGGGCGGAGGCCACTCTGGCACAGAGCGTCGGCGATGCGCGCGCCGGCCGGGAGGTCGCCACGTCGCTCTGCATCCAGTGCCATCAGATCGACGGCTCCGGCCGCGATCCCGGCCGGGTTCCGCCCGGTTTCGGCGCGATCGCCGACATGGCGTCGCAGACCGAACTCTCGCTGCGCGTCTTCCTGCAGACGCCACATGGCAACATGCCGCGCTATCAGCTCACGCGAGACGAAACCGACGACGTCATCGCCTATATCATGAGCCTCAGAGCGCGTTGA
- a CDS encoding DUF6719 family protein yields MKRLIVTCTALLAIVSPTIAQEVLKKEPAAGVLRYGEKVLVESRKCSKGQVMEVTGGRMPSRGTRNTQAPSTPRERRCVPRA; encoded by the coding sequence ATGAAGCGTCTGATCGTTACCTGTACCGCCCTTCTCGCAATTGTTTCGCCCACGATCGCACAGGAGGTGCTGAAGAAGGAGCCTGCCGCCGGTGTCCTCCGGTATGGCGAGAAAGTTCTCGTCGAGAGCCGGAAATGCTCGAAGGGTCAGGTGATGGAGGTCACCGGGGGCCGTATGCCGAGCCGCGGCACAAGAAATACACAGGCTCCGTCGACGCCCCGGGAGCGACGCTGCGTGCCGCGCGCCTGA
- a CDS encoding TonB-dependent receptor → MLSQTAHAQSPTEIIALDQIVVSATGTPTPAREVASSVTVITAREIEVQQRRTLPQALAAVPGLNIVQIGGPGGQTSVFMRGTNSNHVKVMIDGIEVNDPSTPNRSFDFGSMLTNDIERIEVLRGPQSGLYGANALAGVISITTRRGEGPPKVTASVEAGSHGTFNQAISLSGGGDRFNYSFNIAHFRSEATPVTPPDLVPAGRRINPNSYDNWSYSARLGFKLTDTVSLSWIGRYSDGYLLSTGDSGFPSRPNGFRSSQDYKQAFTRGEIVWDPLDGRFVNRFGIAYTNQDRSNRTANAAGLLGTPTPNLGERTKFDWRGDLRLTEGQMLVMGLQHENERYESRTLTASTGNTGAFVELQSNWTDRFFTVANIRYDNDEEFGGHTTYRLAPVFIVPGTETKLKASYGTGFKPPTLSERFSDSRPAFNFFGNPNLKPEENCGWDVGFEQPLLNDRVRFGATYFHNDIENLITTNLTRDSYANVGKATTKGVEAFAALELTPEFKVRADYTFTLAKDEIARWELLRRPRHKASVTTTWTPIEKLSLSATLIYVGDRVDGNRDFSISRMRATGAATVNIAAEYKATEQLTVFGRVDNLFDKRYENPVGFLAPGLGAFAGLRATL, encoded by the coding sequence GTGCTGTCTCAAACAGCCCATGCCCAGTCGCCGACCGAAATCATCGCGCTCGACCAGATCGTCGTCAGCGCGACCGGCACGCCCACTCCCGCCAGGGAGGTCGCCAGTTCCGTCACCGTCATCACGGCCCGGGAGATCGAAGTCCAGCAGCGCCGCACCCTTCCCCAGGCACTCGCGGCCGTGCCGGGGCTCAACATCGTCCAGATCGGCGGCCCCGGCGGCCAGACCTCGGTGTTCATGCGCGGCACCAACTCCAACCACGTCAAGGTCATGATCGACGGCATCGAGGTCAACGATCCCTCGACGCCGAACCGCTCCTTCGATTTCGGCTCGATGCTGACCAACGACATCGAGCGCATCGAGGTGCTGCGCGGTCCTCAGAGCGGTCTCTATGGCGCCAATGCGCTGGCCGGCGTCATCTCGATCACGACCAGGCGCGGCGAAGGGCCGCCGAAGGTCACCGCCTCCGTCGAAGCGGGCTCCCACGGCACCTTCAACCAGGCGATCAGCCTGAGCGGCGGCGGCGACCGCTTCAACTACTCCTTCAACATCGCCCATTTTAGATCCGAGGCAACGCCGGTCACGCCGCCCGACCTCGTCCCCGCCGGCCGGCGCATCAACCCGAACTCCTATGACAACTGGAGCTATTCGGCGCGGCTCGGCTTCAAGCTGACCGACACCGTCAGCCTGAGCTGGATCGGACGCTACAGCGACGGCTACCTGCTCTCGACCGGCGATTCAGGCTTTCCGAGCCGCCCCAACGGCTTCCGCTCGAGCCAGGACTACAAGCAGGCCTTCACGCGCGGCGAGATCGTCTGGGACCCGCTGGACGGCCGCTTCGTCAACCGCTTCGGCATCGCCTACACCAACCAGGATCGCAGCAACCGCACCGCAAACGCTGCAGGCCTTCTCGGCACGCCGACACCCAATCTCGGCGAGCGCACGAAGTTCGACTGGCGCGGCGATCTCAGGCTGACCGAAGGGCAAATGCTGGTGATGGGCCTGCAGCACGAGAACGAGCGCTATGAATCGCGCACGCTCACGGCGTCCACCGGAAACACCGGCGCCTTCGTCGAGCTGCAGTCGAACTGGACCGACCGCTTCTTCACCGTCGCCAACATCCGCTACGACAACGACGAGGAGTTCGGCGGTCACACGACCTACCGCCTGGCGCCGGTGTTCATCGTGCCCGGCACGGAGACCAAACTGAAGGCGAGCTACGGCACCGGCTTCAAGCCGCCGACGCTGAGCGAGCGCTTCAGCGATTCCAGGCCTGCCTTCAATTTCTTCGGCAATCCCAACCTGAAGCCCGAAGAGAATTGCGGCTGGGATGTCGGTTTCGAACAGCCGCTGCTGAACGACCGCGTCCGCTTCGGCGCGACGTATTTCCACAACGACATCGAGAACCTGATTACCACCAACCTCACGCGCGATTCCTACGCCAATGTCGGCAAGGCCACGACCAAGGGCGTCGAGGCTTTCGCGGCTCTGGAACTGACGCCGGAGTTCAAGGTGCGGGCCGACTACACCTTCACGCTCGCCAAGGACGAGATCGCGCGCTGGGAACTCCTGCGTCGGCCGCGCCACAAGGCGAGCGTGACCACGACCTGGACACCGATCGAGAAGCTCTCGCTCTCCGCGACGCTGATCTATGTCGGGGACCGCGTCGACGGGAACCGCGACTTCTCGATCTCGCGGATGCGGGCGACAGGAGCAGCGACCGTCAACATCGCCGCGGAATACAAGGCGACGGAGCAGCTCACCGTCTTCGGCCGCGTCGATAACCTGTTCGACAAACGCTACGAGAACCCGGTCGGCTTCCTCGCACCGGGCCTCGGCGCCTTCGCCGGCTTGCGGGCGACGCTGTGA
- a CDS encoding ABC transporter substrate-binding protein, with translation MILGLVPAGGRQAARAFLLGCLAVITSAACAAAEENPAKPRRIVSLNMCTDELVLRLADRQAITSVTWLSQDPRNANMAAIAETIPANHGLVEQVLSHKPDLVIAGAYTTRTTVALLKRVGATVREFGVPRNIAAMRAQIEEMAALLGEPARGAALVAEIDARLARLAAEPRPSRAKALVLRPNGFTVGRGSLVDEILTRAGLVNRAAELGIDNYGQIALETVVLGEADLLILNTTPDGPPSLAHEILHHPVLMALGSRVKLVALPSRLWTCAGPAVIDAIELLRRAAAADGEGS, from the coding sequence GTGATCCTCGGCCTTGTTCCAGCTGGCGGCCGTCAAGCCGCCCGCGCCTTCCTGCTCGGCTGCCTTGCCGTCATCACAAGCGCCGCGTGCGCAGCCGCCGAGGAGAACCCGGCCAAGCCGCGCCGGATCGTCTCGCTGAACATGTGCACCGACGAACTCGTGCTGCGCCTTGCCGACCGGCAGGCGATCACATCGGTCACCTGGCTTTCCCAGGACCCGCGCAACGCCAACATGGCGGCGATCGCCGAAACGATTCCGGCCAATCACGGCCTGGTCGAGCAGGTGCTGAGCCACAAGCCCGATCTCGTCATCGCCGGCGCCTACACGACGCGGACCACCGTCGCGCTGCTGAAGCGCGTCGGTGCGACGGTCAGGGAGTTCGGCGTGCCGCGCAACATTGCCGCGATGCGCGCCCAGATCGAGGAGATGGCAGCGCTGCTGGGAGAGCCGGCGCGCGGGGCCGCGCTGGTCGCCGAGATCGACGCGCGCCTGGCCCGCCTGGCGGCCGAGCCTCGGCCGTCCAGAGCGAAAGCGCTGGTTCTGCGCCCGAACGGCTTTACCGTCGGGCGCGGCTCGCTCGTCGACGAGATTCTGACCCGAGCCGGCCTGGTCAATCGCGCGGCCGAGCTGGGCATCGACAATTACGGCCAGATCGCGCTGGAAACCGTCGTGCTCGGCGAAGCCGATCTGCTGATCCTGAATACGACTCCGGACGGCCCGCCCTCGCTGGCGCATGAAATCCTGCATCACCCGGTGCTCATGGCGCTCGGCAGCCGGGTCAAGCTCGTCGCTCTGCCGTCCAGGCTCTGGACCTGTGCCGGGCCGGCGGTGATCGACGCCATCGAGCTGCTGAGGCGCGCTGCCGCCGCCGATGGCGAGGGCTCATGA
- a CDS encoding iron ABC transporter permease: MTARPSYSGLVALLAIAVLAMAGISIGVGYARLDLGAALSDALAGRQSLSTLVLVELRLPRALLGALVGFSLGMAGAAMQGLLRNPLAEPGILGISSAAAFGAVVAFYSGFAGLFALALPLSGIAGAMLATLLLYGFVGRGAGTMTLILVGVAINSFAGAMTSLALNLAPNPYAALEIVFWLMGSLADRSLTHVWLVLPLMLLGWALLLSSGPALDGLTLGEDTARSLGFDLARLRARLIAGAALSVGSAVAVTGAIGFVGLVVPHILRPFIGHRPGKLLLVSGLGGAILTLAADTALRLLPIRPELKLGVVTALIGAPFLFSLIHRLRREV, encoded by the coding sequence ATGACCGCACGGCCGTCCTATTCAGGCCTTGTCGCCCTGCTTGCCATCGCGGTGCTCGCCATGGCCGGTATCTCGATCGGAGTCGGCTATGCGCGGCTCGATCTGGGCGCGGCATTGTCCGATGCACTCGCCGGTCGCCAGAGCCTTTCGACGCTGGTGCTGGTGGAACTCCGTCTGCCGCGCGCGCTTCTCGGCGCGCTCGTCGGTTTCAGCCTCGGTATGGCAGGCGCCGCGATGCAGGGCCTGCTGCGCAACCCCCTGGCCGAGCCGGGCATCCTCGGGATTTCGAGCGCGGCGGCATTCGGAGCCGTCGTCGCGTTCTATTCCGGCTTTGCGGGCCTGTTCGCGCTGGCGCTCCCGCTGAGCGGCATCGCCGGGGCGATGCTGGCGACGCTGCTGCTCTACGGCTTCGTCGGGCGCGGTGCGGGCACGATGACGCTGATCCTCGTCGGCGTCGCCATCAACAGTTTCGCCGGCGCGATGACCTCGCTCGCGCTGAACCTCGCGCCGAACCCCTATGCGGCGCTGGAGATCGTGTTCTGGCTGATGGGCTCGCTGGCTGACCGAAGCCTGACCCATGTCTGGCTGGTCTTGCCGCTGATGCTGCTCGGCTGGGCACTGCTTTTGTCGAGCGGCCCGGCGCTCGACGGGCTGACGCTCGGCGAGGACACGGCGCGCAGCCTCGGCTTCGATCTCGCCAGGTTGCGGGCGCGGCTGATCGCGGGGGCCGCACTGTCCGTCGGCAGCGCGGTCGCCGTCACCGGCGCCATCGGCTTCGTCGGCCTGGTCGTGCCGCATATCCTGCGGCCCTTCATCGGCCATCGCCCCGGCAAGCTGCTGCTGGTCTCCGGGCTCGGCGGCGCGATCCTGACGCTCGCTGCCGACACCGCCTTGCGGCTGCTGCCGATCCGGCCCGAGCTCAAGCTCGGCGTCGTCACGGCGCTGATCGGCGCGCCCTTCCTGTTCAGCCTGATCCATCGCCTGCGACGGGAGGTCTGA
- a CDS encoding ABC transporter ATP-binding protein translates to MQIEAQNLTVALGGKAILQGIDLSLRPGELVGLIGPNGAGKTTLLKALADLLAPDTGQVLYEGQTAHAFGRGELARRIAFLAQGGSVHWQMRVEALVALGRLPHRRPFADSAVTDRDAIARAMAAADITQFRGRTIDTLSGGERMRVLLARALAVEAAMLLADEPLAALDPLHQLEVMSLLRASVTPQTGVVVILHDLTLAGRFCDRLVLIDRGRVVADGPPATVLSDTNIADVFGVTTARGQQAGQGFVLPWQPLPPTREHEAGAKTA, encoded by the coding sequence ATGCAGATCGAAGCGCAAAACCTGACCGTCGCGCTTGGCGGAAAAGCGATCCTGCAAGGCATCGACCTGTCGCTCCGGCCGGGTGAACTCGTCGGGCTGATCGGGCCCAATGGCGCCGGCAAGACAACCCTGCTGAAGGCACTGGCCGATCTGCTGGCTCCGGATACGGGCCAGGTGCTCTACGAGGGCCAGACCGCGCACGCTTTCGGCCGGGGCGAACTGGCGCGCAGGATCGCCTTCCTGGCGCAAGGCGGCTCGGTGCATTGGCAGATGCGTGTCGAGGCTTTGGTCGCGCTCGGTCGCCTGCCGCATCGCCGGCCGTTCGCGGACAGCGCCGTCACCGACCGCGATGCGATCGCACGCGCCATGGCGGCCGCCGACATCACGCAGTTCCGTGGCCGAACGATCGACACCCTTTCTGGCGGCGAGCGCATGCGCGTGCTGCTGGCGCGGGCTTTGGCGGTCGAGGCCGCGATGCTGCTCGCAGACGAGCCGCTGGCGGCGCTCGACCCGCTGCATCAGCTCGAAGTGATGAGCCTGCTGCGCGCCAGTGTCACACCGCAGACCGGCGTCGTCGTCATCCTGCACGACCTGACATTGGCCGGCCGTTTCTGCGATCGCCTCGTGCTGATCGACAGAGGGCGTGTCGTCGCCGACGGGCCGCCCGCGACGGTGCTCAGCGATACGAACATCGCGGATGTCTTCGGCGTGACGACCGCGCGCGGCCAGCAGGCCGGGCAAGGTTTCGTGCTGCCCTGGCAACCCCTCCCCCCAACGCGCGAGCATGAGGCGGGCGCAAAAACCGCCTGA